From one Bradyrhizobium sp. Ash2021 genomic stretch:
- a CDS encoding oligopeptide/dipeptide ABC transporter ATP-binding protein codes for MTHAIEVRNVYREFQQRRGMPGARRPVRAVDGVTFSLPAGDVLGVVGESGCGKSTLARLIMGLLPPTSGEILVDGRSLTGMDRRERARLIQPVFQDPYSSLNPRQRIRDIVGLPLASQGNLPKARQADRVMEMLARVGISSEMAERMPGQLSGGQRQRVAIARALVLHPRIVVCDEPTSALDVSVQAQILNLLAELRRELGLTYLFISHNLAVVEYIATEVAVMYLGRIVEQAPAQELFRTPTHPYTQALLASVLTPDPALGIPDVGLGDAYPDPTNIPPGCRFHPRCPSALAKCAATMPDNIRKDGRLVECLLAIPA; via the coding sequence ATGACCCATGCGATCGAAGTTCGGAACGTGTACCGCGAATTCCAGCAGCGCCGCGGCATGCCGGGTGCCCGTCGCCCGGTGCGCGCGGTGGACGGGGTGACGTTCTCGCTCCCGGCGGGCGATGTGCTGGGGGTGGTGGGCGAGTCCGGCTGCGGCAAGTCAACGCTTGCCCGTCTCATCATGGGCCTGCTGCCGCCAACCTCGGGCGAGATTCTGGTGGATGGACGCAGCCTGACCGGCATGGATCGGCGCGAACGTGCCCGACTGATCCAGCCCGTGTTTCAGGACCCGTACTCCTCGCTCAACCCGCGCCAGCGCATTCGCGACATCGTCGGTCTGCCGCTGGCCTCCCAGGGCAATCTGCCGAAGGCGCGGCAGGCCGATCGCGTCATGGAGATGCTGGCGCGCGTTGGAATTTCCAGCGAGATGGCCGAGCGCATGCCGGGCCAGCTCTCCGGCGGCCAGCGGCAGCGTGTGGCCATCGCGCGGGCCCTCGTGCTGCACCCGCGCATCGTGGTGTGCGACGAGCCCACCAGTGCGCTGGATGTCTCCGTGCAGGCGCAGATTCTCAACCTGCTGGCGGAATTGCGGCGGGAGCTTGGACTGACCTATCTCTTCATCAGCCACAACCTGGCGGTGGTGGAATACATCGCCACGGAAGTGGCGGTGATGTACCTCGGCCGGATCGTCGAGCAGGCGCCGGCGCAGGAGCTGTTCCGCACCCCCACGCACCCCTACACACAGGCGCTGCTGGCCTCCGTGCTGACACCGGATCCGGCTCTCGGCATTCCCGATGTCGGTCTGGGCGACGCCTACCCGGATCCCACCAATATCCCGCCGGGTTGTCGTTTCCACCCGCGTTGCCCGAGCGCATTGGCGAAATGCGCCGCTACCATGCCAGACAACATCCGCAAGGATGGCCGTCTGGTCGAATGTCTGCTGGCGATCCCGGCATAG
- a CDS encoding ABC transporter permease, with product MALFIVRRLWLAASVCLTVLVVSFILTRLSGDLAASIAGPNASAADIAIITRNYGLDRPLVVQFLDWAGHAAEGDLGRSFLYHVPVWGLIRDRLPVTLTLGLTGLSIALLVALPLGILAAVREGSAMDRGIMMVALLGQAMPGFWLGLVMIVLLGLELQWLPISGVDTWQGYIMPGIVLAFSAIPALMRLTRSGMIDALAADYIRTARAKGLSRPKIILKHALRNAAMPVVSIAAVQLGFMLGGSVVIESVFALPGVGYLAWESIIKNDFPVVQAVVLFLAVIYIVLTLLADMMNAVLDPRLRG from the coding sequence ATGGCCTTGTTTATCGTTCGCAGACTGTGGCTGGCCGCCTCGGTGTGCTTGACCGTTCTGGTCGTCAGCTTCATCTTGACCCGCCTTTCCGGCGACCTGGCCGCGTCTATCGCAGGTCCGAACGCCAGTGCGGCCGACATCGCGATCATTACCAGGAATTATGGCCTCGACCGGCCGTTGGTGGTGCAGTTTCTCGATTGGGCCGGCCACGCTGCCGAGGGCGACCTTGGCCGATCCTTCCTCTACCATGTCCCGGTATGGGGACTGATCCGCGACCGATTGCCGGTCACTCTGACACTTGGCCTGACCGGCCTTTCTATCGCGCTGTTGGTCGCCCTGCCGCTCGGCATTCTGGCGGCGGTGCGGGAGGGCTCGGCGATGGACCGAGGCATCATGATGGTGGCACTGCTGGGGCAGGCGATGCCGGGCTTCTGGCTCGGTCTGGTCATGATCGTCCTGCTGGGACTGGAGTTGCAATGGCTGCCTATTTCCGGCGTCGACACATGGCAGGGCTACATCATGCCGGGGATCGTGCTGGCATTTTCGGCGATCCCGGCGCTGATGCGCCTGACCCGCTCGGGAATGATCGACGCATTGGCAGCGGATTATATTCGCACCGCGCGCGCGAAGGGGTTAAGCCGGCCGAAGATCATCCTCAAGCACGCCTTGCGCAATGCGGCGATGCCGGTCGTTTCGATCGCGGCCGTGCAGCTTGGCTTCATGTTGGGAGGGTCCGTGGTGATTGAGTCGGTGTTCGCGCTGCCGGGCGTCGGCTATCTGGCCTGGGAATCGATTATCAAAAATGATTTTCCGGTGGTACAGGCCGTCGTGCTGTTCCTGGCGGTCATCTACATCGTGCTGACCTTGCTGGCGGACATGATGAATGCGGTGCTCGACCCAAGGCTGCGCGGATGA
- a CDS encoding ABC transporter permease — translation MLVAIFAPYLTPHDPFAQDLNLRLIPPVWMDGSQPEHLLGTDQIGRDYLSRLIYGTRISMLIGVLTVITSGLIGITVGIIGGFYGGRTDDAVMFLITCRLSIPLILVALTVVALVGSSLAVVILTLGLLLWDRFAVVARTTTMQVRNLDYIAAARAAGASQVHILVREVLPNIANHLVVVATLEMALAILLEAALSFLGLGVPPPLPSWGLMIAEAKEYMFFSPWVIMTPGVALFVLVLGINLLGDGLRDMLGADLRR, via the coding sequence GTGCTGGTCGCGATTTTCGCGCCCTATCTGACGCCGCATGATCCATTCGCGCAGGATCTTAACCTCCGCCTCATTCCTCCGGTGTGGATGGATGGCAGCCAGCCGGAGCATCTGTTGGGCACGGATCAGATCGGGCGGGATTACTTGTCGCGCCTCATCTACGGCACGCGCATTTCCATGCTGATCGGCGTGCTGACCGTCATCACATCCGGCCTTATCGGCATCACGGTCGGAATCATCGGCGGGTTCTATGGCGGGCGGACCGACGACGCTGTGATGTTCCTGATCACCTGCCGGCTGTCGATCCCGCTGATCCTGGTGGCGTTGACAGTGGTGGCGCTGGTTGGCAGTTCGCTTGCGGTGGTGATCCTCACGCTCGGGCTGTTGCTGTGGGACCGGTTCGCCGTGGTGGCTCGTACCACCACGATGCAGGTGCGCAACCTCGATTACATCGCCGCCGCCCGCGCCGCCGGCGCCTCGCAAGTGCATATTCTGGTGCGCGAGGTGCTTCCCAATATAGCCAATCACCTGGTGGTGGTGGCGACGCTGGAAATGGCCTTGGCGATCCTGCTTGAAGCGGCATTGTCATTTCTCGGCCTGGGCGTGCCGCCGCCTTTGCCGAGCTGGGGGCTGATGATCGCCGAAGCCAAGGAATACATGTTCTTCAGCCCGTGGGTGATCATGACCCCCGGGGTCGCGCTGTTCGTGCTGGTGCTCGGCATCAACCTCTTGGGTGACGGGCTGCGGGACATGCTCGGGGCGGATCTGCGGCGATGA
- a CDS encoding ABC transporter ATP-binding protein gives MTPVVPNPVLTVANLRVSIGGRTEAVRGLSLAVGRGETHCMVGESGCGKSITALSVMNLLPRGISRTADHIRFQGQDLLGMSERQMARLRGDKMAMIFQEPMTSLNPAYTIGSQMSEVFERHRRATRRQAMDRAAELLARVGITAPGMRLGQYPHQLSGGLRQRVMIAMALMCDPELLIADEPTTALDVTVQAQILRLLQKLQQELGLALLLITHDLGVVARMAQRVSVMYSGEVIETGTVAEVFAAPTHPYTRGLLDCIPVPGTTQTGEPLGNIPGVVPRIAPGFVGCGFRDRCTLAAPECDRTVPLRDAGGDHCYLCRLPPDWKRAAAA, from the coding sequence ATGACACCCGTCGTACCAAACCCGGTTCTCACCGTCGCCAATCTGCGGGTGTCCATCGGCGGGCGTACCGAAGCGGTGCGGGGCCTGTCGCTCGCGGTAGGACGCGGCGAAACCCATTGCATGGTAGGCGAGTCCGGCTGCGGCAAATCCATTACGGCGCTGTCGGTGATGAACCTGCTGCCGCGCGGGATCAGCCGCACCGCAGATCACATCCGCTTCCAGGGCCAGGATCTGCTGGGCATGTCGGAGCGTCAGATGGCGCGGCTGCGCGGCGACAAGATGGCGATGATCTTCCAGGAACCGATGACGAGCCTGAACCCGGCCTACACGATCGGGTCGCAAATGTCCGAGGTTTTCGAACGCCATCGCCGGGCCACGCGGCGGCAAGCCATGGACAGGGCGGCCGAACTGCTGGCGCGCGTGGGCATTACCGCTCCGGGAATGCGCCTCGGGCAATATCCCCATCAGCTCTCCGGCGGCCTGCGCCAGCGGGTGATGATCGCCATGGCGCTGATGTGCGATCCAGAGTTGCTGATCGCCGACGAACCGACAACGGCTCTCGATGTGACGGTCCAGGCGCAGATCCTGCGGCTGCTGCAGAAGCTGCAGCAGGAGTTGGGACTGGCATTGCTGCTGATCACGCATGATCTCGGTGTGGTGGCGCGCATGGCGCAGCGCGTCTCGGTGATGTATTCGGGCGAGGTGATCGAAACCGGCACCGTGGCTGAGGTGTTCGCCGCGCCCACGCACCCCTACACGCGCGGTCTATTGGACTGCATTCCCGTGCCCGGCACGACGCAGACTGGCGAACCGCTGGGCAACATTCCGGGCGTGGTACCTCGCATAGCGCCGGGCTTCGTGGGTTGCGGGTTTCGCGACCGCTGTACGTTGGCTGCGCCGGAATGCGACCGGACCGTGCCGCTGCGCGACGCCGGCGGTGATCATTGCTATCTCTGCCGGCTGCCGCCGGATTGGAAGCGAGCTGCCGCGGCATGA